In one Arachis duranensis cultivar V14167 chromosome 9, aradu.V14167.gnm2.J7QH, whole genome shotgun sequence genomic region, the following are encoded:
- the LOC107467736 gene encoding uncharacterized protein LOC107467736 has product MGDRRKKHRRLHDSPTSSSQSESDTESDSQSESESDSDRPSRRRDRSRREKDRRRRKEKEDEERRRRRKKKEKKRRDRDMKSRKSNKRLRDSDASESSDEDEERSPRVEPHAVVREIMIEFPNVGTDLKQLLQMIDDGQAVDIKGISEKSLMKHLKKLFLSLKLKENGDRVFLLPSRAHPTLDVVGPIIHSFMDPMKEQADASAAIPETSSVPVDAGSEQVANEHITGNPDDNSPCPRKRMIGPAMPSAELLAAAAKLTEAQTELNEAELDDDTELFVGPPPPAMVSEAESANEAERFEEVTRIMEVEADSPYDVLGVNHNMSSDNIKKRYWKMSLLVHPDKCSHPQAHQAFIKLNKAFKELQDPEKRKAMDEKIKLKEEQEQFKVELKAMREAALWRRTQGISMEGDDELLAQTEVKVEPKRDEWMTTLPPERKVSLVNYLIKCIVKLILLYVARAQKAKMNYLEAYNEATALASNEEEKKKTSADAELVDKYNKAKRSKTLMQKHQEEVSNKSKKKSKQQKPEKEEWVGQHPWKPWDREKDLTAGRKSVKLDAEGMSQGLSSRFSSGNFQRNFL; this is encoded by the exons ATGGGAGACCGCAGAAAAAAGCACCGTCGTCTACACGACTCCCCCACCTCTTCATCCCAATCTGAATCCGACACTGAATCCGACTCCCAATCTGAATCTGAATCCGACTCCGATCGCCCTTCCAGGCGCCGCGACCGAAGCCGCCGCGAAAAGGACCGCCGCAGGcggaaggagaaggaggacgaggAGCGCAggaggagaaggaagaagaaggagaagaagaggagggATAGAGACATGAAATCCAGGAAAAGTAACAAGAGGCTCCGTGATTCTGATGCTTCTGAATCTTCGGATGAGGATGAAGAGAGGTCACCTAGGGTTGAGCCTCATGCTGTGGTCCGTGAAATCATGATCGAGTTCCCCAATGTTGGCACTGATTTGAAGCAG CTCTTGCAAATGATTGATGATGGACAGGCCGTTGATATAAAGGGTATATCAGAAAAATCTCTCATGAAGCATCTGAAGAAGCTGTTCCTATCACTAAAGCTGAAGGAAAATGGAGATAGAGTTTTCTTACTTCCTTCTAGAGCTCACCCCACTTTGGATGTTGTTGGCCCTATAATTCACTCTTTTATGGATCCTATGAAGGAGCAAGCTGATGCTTCTGCAGCGATACCTGAAACAAGTTCAGTTCCAGTAGATGCAGGGAGTGAGCAGGTGGCAAATGAGCACATAACAGGAAATCCAGATGATAATTCTCCTTGTCCTAGAAAAAG GATGATTGGCCCTGCAATGCCATCTGCTGAGTTACTTGCTGCTGCCGCCAAATTAACAGAAGCACAGACTGAGCTTAA TGAAGCTGAGTTGGACGACGATACTGAACTATTTGTGGGACCTCCACCACCTGCTATGGTTTCTGAAGCAGAATCAGCTAATGAAGCAGAGCGTTTTGAAGAG GTCACCAGGATCATGGAAGTTGAGGCTGACAGCCCATATGATGTTCTAGGAGTTAACCATAATATGTCTAGTGATAACATAAAGAAAAG GTATTGGAAGATGTCACTTTTGGTTCATCCAGATAAATGCTCTCATCCTCAAGCCCATCAAGCATTTATTAAGTTAAATAAGGCTTTCAAAGAGTTACAGGATCCAGAAAAG CGGAAAGCAATGGATGAGAAGATCAAGCTCAAGGAAGAACAGGAGCAGTTTAAG GTTGAACTTAAAGCTATGCGTGAGGCTGCACTTTGGAGAAGAACGCAAG GTATATCAATGGAGGGTGATGATGAGCTTCTGGCACAGACAGAGGTTAAAGTGGAGCCAAAAAGAGATGAATGGATGACAACATTGCCTCCAGAGAGAAAAGTAAGTCTTGTgaattatttgataaaatgtatAGTTAAA CTTATTTTGCTCTATGTGGCCAGAGCCCAAAAGGCGAAGATGAA TTATTTGGAAGCATACAATGAAGCTACTGCGCTTGCCTCAaatgaagaggaaaagaaaaagactagtgcgGATGCAGAGTTGGTGGACAAATACAACAAGGCAAAACGATCAAAAACGTTGATGCAGAAGCATCAAGAAGAGGTTTCTAACAAGTCCAAGAAAAAATCTAAGCAGCAGAAGCCAGAGAAGGAAGAGTGGGTGGGTCAACATCCATGGAAGCCGTGGGACCGCGAAAAGGATCTGACAGCTGGAAGGAAAAGTGTAAAACTTGATGCAGAAGGCATGTCGCAGGGCTTATCTTCGAGGTTTTCTTCCGGAAACTTCCAGAGAAACTTCCTATGA